The Fundulus heteroclitus isolate FHET01 unplaced genomic scaffold, MU-UCD_Fhet_4.1 scaffold_734, whole genome shotgun sequence genome includes a region encoding these proteins:
- the LOC105915320 gene encoding LOW QUALITY PROTEIN: leucine-rich repeat-containing protein 75B (The sequence of the model RefSeq protein was modified relative to this genomic sequence to represent the inferred CDS: inserted 2 bases in 1 codon): MGSKLTRHRSLDLESKLTSRRHPRNDLPREDDRSGSRSGGDFLFTSLMLRSDKLPGMLRKTNQSPYVRRVAWVREIQRLLREQKLEQAGEVLKLLRKDLGLQGSSLNDILYRNASFSTXVDPISHELLLSLARDLQCPKKG; encoded by the exons ATGGGCTCCAAGTTAACCCGACATAGAAGTCTGGATTTGGAGAGCAAATTGACCAGCAGGAGACACCCGCGGAATGACCTGCCCAGGGAGGACGACAGGAGTGGCTCCAGGAGCGGCGGAGACTTCTTGTTTACGTCGCTCATGCTCAGGTCCGACAAGCTGCCGGGGATGCTGCGGAAAACCAACCAGAGCCCGTACGTCAGACGGGTGGCCTGGGTCCGGGAGATCCAGAGGCTCCTCCGGGAGCAGAAGCTGGAGCAAGCAGGTGAAGTCCTCAAACTGCTGAGAAAG GATTTGGGACTGCAGGGATCATCACTCAACGACATTTTATACAGAAACGCATCTTTCTCAAC TGTGGACCCCATTTCTCACGAGCTGCTGCTCAGTCTGGCCCGGGACCTGCAGTGCCCCAAAAAAGG